From the genome of Silurus meridionalis isolate SWU-2019-XX chromosome 20, ASM1480568v1, whole genome shotgun sequence, one region includes:
- the c1ql3b gene encoding complement C1q-like protein 3b: protein MVLVLVILIPVLVNAAGTDARYETLNACRMVCDPYGTIKPPARATGNDPRSVQPPTTFLRGPKGDPGRTGRIGPRGEPGPPGPPGPPGKVGNPGPPGLPGPPGVLGVSGGVVNAATYTTVPKVAFYAGLKKQHEGYEVLKFDDVVTNLGNHYDPTTGKFTCSIPGIYFFVYHVLMRGGDGTSMWADLCKNNQVRASAIAQDADQNYDYASNSVVLHLESGDEIYIKLDGGKAHGGNNNKYSTFSGFMIYAD, encoded by the exons ATGGTGCTGGTGCTGGTCATCCTCATTCCGGTGCTGGTGAACGCGGCCGGGACGGACGCGCGCTACGAGACGCTAAACGCCTGCAGGATGGTCTGCGATCCCTACGGCACCATTAAGCCGCCGGCGCGTGCCACCGGTAACGACCCGCGCTCCGTCCAGCCCCCGACCACTTTCCTGCGCGGTCCGAAAGGGGACCCAGGACGCACCGGCCGCATTGGACCGAGAGGTGAACCAGGTCCACCTGGACCACCAGGGCCGCCGGGTAAAGTTGGCAATCCAGGACCGCCCGGGTTACCCGGACCCCCGGGGGTGCTCGGGGTGAGCGGCGGCGTCGTAAACGCGGCCACGTACACCACGGTACCCAAAGTGGCTTTTTACGCGGGGCTCAAGAAGCAGCACGAAGGCTATGAGGTCCTCAAGTTCGATGATGTAGTCACTAATCTGGGTAACCACTACGACCCGACCACCGGCAAGTTCACCTGCTCCATCCCGGGTATCTATTTCTTCGTGTACCACGTGCTCATGCGGGGAGGCGACGGCACGAGCATGTGGGCTGATCTGTGCAAAAATAAccag GTCAGGGCGAGTGCCATTGCTCAGGATGCAGATCAGAACTATGACTATGCCAGCAACAGCGTGGTGCTACACTTGGAGAGTGGAGACGAAATCTACATTAAGCTGGACGGCGGAAAAGCTCACGGCGGGAACAACAACAAATACAGCACCTTCTCTGGGTTCATGATTTACGCAGATTAA